CCTTCTTCAGTAAATTCAAAAGTATATTGAGGGTTATTTTGATACAGCTCTAAAATTTCCTGGCTATTTAAACTTCCTAGTGATTCAACTTCTTCTCCACAAACATACATTTTTTTAATGATTACTTCTCTTTGTTGAGAATCTGTAATTAAAAGTTCTAAAGAACCTTCATTCTTCTGTGATTGATCCAAATCTTTTTCAGAAGAAAAATCATTCAAAAATGTAGACTTTATATCTGTTTTCCCCTCATTTAATAAAATTAACACTGATATTGTACCAAGCAAAATGATAAATGCTGCTAGTGTCAGCCATTTTCTCTTCATTCGTAATTGTTTTTTTAATTGTTTTAGAAATTTTGTAAAACTCACATTTATCCCCTTCTTTAACAATTAGAGATTTTTTTCCTATTCTAACCATTCAAAGAAGAGTTTATACTTAATATGTGTTATAAATTTATCCAAGGTTTATTTTTTGATTTAGTTATACGTTCACTGTTTTTTTTCGACTTTCGTTTATTAGAGTTTCTGACTTTAGCTTTAGATGACTCCTTTTTTGCAGGTTTTTCATTCTCTAAGCTGTTTTTTGCTCTCACTTTGCTTTCCTTTACCTTCTTATCTGATGAGTTTTTTTTAGGTTCAGAAGCTGTTTTTTCTGGTTGATTTGTTCTTGGACTTGCAGTACTGTTAGATGCTTGTTGATGCATAGGCATTTGATTGCTCGGATAATTCATCAAGTTTTCATTTCCTGGGATATAATGATGTGTATTCACAAATGACATATATGGATTAATCATATGTGGTTGTTCGAGATTTGTAGGTTGAGAATATGAAGTCCACCATTGATTTGATGCATGCTCATGTTGCATTTGGTTCTGAAATTGCGGATATTGAAACTGCTGCTGATTCACTGTGTCATAAGGCGTCTGAGGATTGAATAAATTGTTGTTCTGTTCAAATTGAAATTGTTTATTTTTTTTAAATGATTTTGTTTCTATTTCATTTAATTCTGGAACTGGTGGAACATCATAAAAATTTCCTACTTCTGTAGCAGGAACATTAAATTCATCAAACAAATCTTTATGCTTTCCTGTTGGAACATTATCTTCAACTGCTTTTTCATTCACCTGATGTGTTTTGAATTCTTTTTGATTCCTTTTTTCGAACTTAAGATGTTTAGTTCTAGAAGGAATTTTTAATTTTTGACCAGGCTGAAGTTCACTCCCTCGAAAGGATGAATTTATTTCAAGCACTTTATTTATATCTGCTTCATACTTTTTACATAATTGCTCCAACGTCTCTCCCTTTTTGATAATGTGGATTTTCACTTGTCGTACCTCCTTCATACAAGTATATTAGTACAGTGTATGCAAGAAATAGGCATTTGACATCTAAAACAACCTACAAAATGAAGAAAATCTTTTTCAAAAGAAATAACCATCCGAAAAAACATCTTCGAACGGTTATAAGAAAACATCTAAAATATTATTTATAAACTTGAACTCCATCCTTATTTACAATTCTTCTAAACTCCTTTAACAAATGCATCGTAATAGGTCCCGCCTTACCCTCACCAATAATACGACCATCAACCTCTCGTGTAGCGATCACTTCTGCTGCTGTACCTGTTAGAAATACTTCATCAGCAACATATACATCATGAAGTGTAAAAGGTTGTTCTTTAACAATATACCCATGTTGGTTACAAATATCAATGATTGCTGCTCGTGTGATTCCTTCAAGTGCTCCAATGTAAGATGGCGGTGTTATAATTATTCCATCTTTTACGATAAATATATTATCACCAGATCCCTCTGCAACAAACCCATCTGAATTCAACATCAGCGCTTCCCCGACACCTGCTAAATTGGCCTGAATCTTTACTAAAACATTGTTTAAATAATTTAAAGACTTTATTTTTGGATTCATAGCATCCGGAATATTTCTACGTGTAGAAACTGAAACAATTTTTAGCCCATTTAAATAATCTTCTTCAGAATAAATAGATAGTTGCTCTACAATAATAATAATATTTGCACTTGGACATCTACGAGGATCTAAACCGAGATCACCAGTTCCTCTTGAAATGACTAATCGGATATAACCATCTATAATTTCATTTTTTTTCACAGCTTCAATTAAAGCTTGCTGCATTTCTTCATAAGATAACGGAATCTCTAACATAATGGACTTCGCTCCGTCATACAATCGATCCATATGTTCTTTACACTTGAAAATATTTCCTCCATAGACACGGATGCCTTCAAAAATACCATCACCATATAAATAACCATGATCATACACAGATATTTTAGCGTCCTCTTTGTTTACAAATTCCCCATTTAAATAAATCCATTGTGCCATAAATCATACACCTCCAATTAATCATTCACATATGAAAAACTAGGAAAGCAGCCTAATGTACGTACTTTACACCCAATAGCTTCTATTTCTTGAATAGCAGCCGTCAATAAAATAGAATCCAGACTTTCTTCGATTTCAATATAAAAATAATAACTTCCTAATTTTTTCTTAGTAGGTCTCGATTCGATTCTAGACAAGTTAATTCTCCGCCAGGCAAAAGTGGATAATACTTGATGTAAAGCACCTGGGTAATCTTCAGGTAATGTAACTAGTATGCTTGTTTTTATATGTTTTGTCTTTTTTATTTCAGTTAAAGATTCTTTACCAACTAACATGAAACGAGTAAAGTTATCGTCATGTTCATGAATATGTTTTGATAATACATTTAAACCATACTTTTTAGCAGCTAAATCAGTACCAATCGCTGTATACCCTTTATTAGGGTTGTTTTTTACAATTCTAACCCCCTCAGCTGTACTTACATATTCAAACTCAACATCTGGCAGATGTGATTTAAGATAAGGTTTACATTGAGCAATGGCTACTGGATGCGAGTACACCTTTTTTATATTTGATAAATCAGATCCAAGCTCCTTAGCATTCCCTATCAAATTTTGCCTAGATGGATAAGTCCACTCAGCTTGGATAGGCAGATCCACTTCATGCACTAACCAATCCATATGAAGGCTTACAGATCCTTCAATTGCATTTTCAATAGGGATTACACTATAATTTGTTTTTCCAGATTCTGTTGCTAAAAAAACATCAGAAATTAATTTAAATGGTACTAATTCAACAGTCATATCTGAAAAAAAATACCGAGTACTCTCTTCACTAACCGTACCCTCTGGACCTAAAAATGCGATCTTTTTCATGATTTAAATTCTCCTTTCATAGATGCCTCTTCTTTTAGTTTCTCAATATGGAAAGGAAAGGAATGTTGTTGCGGTATAACCTGAGCACCTTTTTGACAAGGGTTTAACCATAACGTTTTAACCGCAATATTCTCTCTCTTAAAATGACTGATCACAAAATCCTCTAGGTTTGTTTTTTCGCTGCTATTTCTATCCACTAAAACCACCAGAGTGGGTCCTGCACCACTTAAAGCAGCACCTAGGGCACCATGTTGTACGGCTTGATCCAATATCGTTTTCATACCAGGAATAAGAGTAGTCCGATAAGGTTGGTGTAATCTGTCTTTCATAGCATGCTGAATAAGCTCTAATTTACCTGTACATAATGCTGCAACAAGTAAAGAAGAATGACTTACGTTATAGACAGCATCTGGAAAAGGGATCTGATCTGGTAAAATATCCCTCGATTTTTGGGTGGCTAATTCAAATTCAGGTATAACTGTTAATATTTCTAGTTGAGGATTAGGCTCAATACGTATATATTCTGCCCTTATCCCATTCCAATTGGAAACGATTAAACCACCAAATAACGAAGCGCCTACATTATCAGGATGATTCTCAATAGTCGTCGCCATTTGGAACAATTCATCATCTGATAAAGGATTATCAATCAAAGCATTCGCTGCAATTAGTGCACCTACAATTGCGGAAGCGCTACTACCTAATCCTCTTGTTAATGGGATATCACTATATATACTAATTTCTAGATTTGGTTGCTTAACCCCTGCTTTCAGTAAAACTCTTTGAGCTACTTGATAAATCAAATTGTTTTTATCTTCAGCCACACCTTTTAAATTCTCACCATATAGATGAATTTTTGTTTTTTCAGAAAAACTCATTTCAATCCAAGTGTACAAATCCAACGCCATACCAATCGTATCAAACCCTGGACCTAAATTCGCTGTGCTAGCAGGGATTTTCACACGTATTTTTTTCATTTCATTCATTCTTGCCCAACCTTTTGTTTTGTTAGTTTTGAAATTGCTTCCATCACCGCTTCTTCTGTATCATTTACAACAAGTGGTTGTACATGCACACTATCAATAGCAGTATTTGGATCCTTTAATCCATTTCCTGTGAGCACACAAACAACCGTTTCATCTATTGAAAAATACCCTTGCTTGTGTAGTTTCATTACACCTGCTACTGATGCAGCAGAAGCTGGTTCACAAAATACACCTTCCTTGCCAGCGAGCTGTTTATACGCATCTAAAATCTCCTCATCAGTAACATAATTGATTTGACCTTTAGATTCTTCCGCTGCATTCACAGCTCCATCCCAACTAGCAGGATTTCCAATCCGAATTGCCGTAGCAATTGTTTCTGGATCTTTAATCGGTTCCCCTTTCACAATAGCCATAGAACCTTCTGCTTCAAATCCGACCATCTTTGGTAAAGATTTAGATTTCCCTTTTTCATAATACTCTTTAAAACCTTTCCAATAAGCCGTAATATTCCCAGCATTTCCGACTGGAATTGCTAATACATCTGGAACTTGATCCAGTTGTTCACAAACTTCGAAAGCTGCTGTTTTTTGTCCTTCAATTCGATATGGATTTACTGAATTAACCAGTGTAATTGGATGTTTTTCTGTAATTTCTCGAACGATTTCCAATGCTCTGTCAAAATTACCTTCAATCGCAATCACTTTTGCACCATATATAATGGCTTGTGCCAATTTACCTAGTGCTATATGATTATTCGGAATAATAACAATACAATTTAATCCGGCTCTTGCTGCATAAGCTGCTGCTGCTGCAGAAGTGTTTCCAGTAGAAGCACACATTACTGTCTGACTTCCTTCTTCCTTCGCTTTTGCAACTGCCATTACCATCCCACGATCTTTAAAAGAGCCTGTGGGATTTAACCCTTCGTATTTTAGATATAAATTTATACTTAATTCTTTGGATAATTGATCAGCACGAATTAAAGGTGTATTTCCTTCATGAAGTGTGATCAAAGGTGTATTTTTATTAATAGGTAAAAATTCTTTATGTGCCTTCAGCAGTCCTTCATATTTCATTGATGATAGCTCCTTTTATT
The window above is part of the Chengkuizengella sp. SCS-71B genome. Proteins encoded here:
- the ilvE gene encoding branched-chain-amino-acid transaminase; amino-acid sequence: MAQWIYLNGEFVNKEDAKISVYDHGYLYGDGIFEGIRVYGGNIFKCKEHMDRLYDGAKSIMLEIPLSYEEMQQALIEAVKKNEIIDGYIRLVISRGTGDLGLDPRRCPSANIIIIVEQLSIYSEEDYLNGLKIVSVSTRRNIPDAMNPKIKSLNYLNNVLVKIQANLAGVGEALMLNSDGFVAEGSGDNIFIVKDGIIITPPSYIGALEGITRAAIIDICNQHGYIVKEQPFTLHDVYVADEVFLTGTAAEVIATREVDGRIIGEGKAGPITMHLLKEFRRIVNKDGVQVYK
- the pheA gene encoding prephenate dehydratase, with protein sequence MKKIAFLGPEGTVSEESTRYFFSDMTVELVPFKLISDVFLATESGKTNYSVIPIENAIEGSVSLHMDWLVHEVDLPIQAEWTYPSRQNLIGNAKELGSDLSNIKKVYSHPVAIAQCKPYLKSHLPDVEFEYVSTAEGVRIVKNNPNKGYTAIGTDLAAKKYGLNVLSKHIHEHDDNFTRFMLVGKESLTEIKKTKHIKTSILVTLPEDYPGALHQVLSTFAWRRINLSRIESRPTKKKLGSYYFYIEIEESLDSILLTAAIQEIEAIGCKVRTLGCFPSFSYVND
- a CDS encoding BofC C-terminal domain-containing protein, whose protein sequence is MSFTKFLKQLKKQLRMKRKWLTLAAFIILLGTISVLILLNEGKTDIKSTFLNDFSSEKDLDQSQKNEGSLELLITDSQQREVIIKKMYVCGEEVESLGSLNSQEILELYQNNPQYTFEFTEEGSIVFSESIEDLSPKCKESAYFGVSEDGKLTLFDGLPIHDNVLRTFFQLDIEHLESSLPVGTVQQLVEGIRIKDFEDYNSILSTFSEFTSVDQ
- the thrC gene encoding threonine synthase; this translates as MKYEGLLKAHKEFLPINKNTPLITLHEGNTPLIRADQLSKELSINLYLKYEGLNPTGSFKDRGMVMAVAKAKEEGSQTVMCASTGNTSAAAAAYAARAGLNCIVIIPNNHIALGKLAQAIIYGAKVIAIEGNFDRALEIVREITEKHPITLVNSVNPYRIEGQKTAAFEVCEQLDQVPDVLAIPVGNAGNITAYWKGFKEYYEKGKSKSLPKMVGFEAEGSMAIVKGEPIKDPETIATAIRIGNPASWDGAVNAAEESKGQINYVTDEEILDAYKQLAGKEGVFCEPASAASVAGVMKLHKQGYFSIDETVVCVLTGNGLKDPNTAIDSVHVQPLVVNDTEEAVMEAISKLTKQKVGQE
- a CDS encoding LysM domain-containing protein: MKIHIIKKGETLEQLCKKYEADINKVLEINSSFRGSELQPGQKLKIPSRTKHLKFEKRNQKEFKTHQVNEKAVEDNVPTGKHKDLFDEFNVPATEVGNFYDVPPVPELNEIETKSFKKNKQFQFEQNNNLFNPQTPYDTVNQQQFQYPQFQNQMQHEHASNQWWTSYSQPTNLEQPHMINPYMSFVNTHHYIPGNENLMNYPSNQMPMHQQASNSTASPRTNQPEKTASEPKKNSSDKKVKESKVRAKNSLENEKPAKKESSKAKVRNSNKRKSKKNSERITKSKNKPWINL
- the thrB gene encoding homoserine kinase codes for the protein MNEMKKIRVKIPASTANLGPGFDTIGMALDLYTWIEMSFSEKTKIHLYGENLKGVAEDKNNLIYQVAQRVLLKAGVKQPNLEISIYSDIPLTRGLGSSASAIVGALIAANALIDNPLSDDELFQMATTIENHPDNVGASLFGGLIVSNWNGIRAEYIRIEPNPQLEILTVIPEFELATQKSRDILPDQIPFPDAVYNVSHSSLLVAALCTGKLELIQHAMKDRLHQPYRTTLIPGMKTILDQAVQHGALGAALSGAGPTLVVLVDRNSSEKTNLEDFVISHFKRENIAVKTLWLNPCQKGAQVIPQQHSFPFHIEKLKEEASMKGEFKS